The Deinococcus gobiensis I-0 sequence GCCGAATCCTCCCAGGCGTTGACTCGACACACACAGCATCTCCAGGGCTTGGGCCTGTGGCCAGTCGAGGCGGCCACCCCCGATCCCCTGACCTGAGCCCTCCAAGCCTAACCTGACCTCGCTGCCCCAGCCTTGCGCTGGGGCAGTGCTGTCCACGGTGCATCGGCCAACCAGAACCACCCACACACTGGACTCAACCCCTCTCCCCAAGGAGTCCCATGACGACCACCCCACATACCCGCCGCTGGCGTCCCCCGCCCCGCTCTACCCCCCTCTGGAATCAAGGGGACCTCACCCTCCACGCCAACCGGTTCTACGAAGCCCTACTCAACACCCATACCCAACTTCAGGGTGAGCTCCGCTTCTTTCCGTACGCTCCAGGCACCCCCAGTGCCGCGCTCCTCCTTGCCCGCAGTCTGGAACGTGCCGGACAACCCGCCACCATTCTCCAGACCCCGGTCGGTCAGAGCTGGGTCGCCAGCGACGAGATGCACATCGACTTCGGCCGCCTGATCCCCGACGGCTCAGGCATCAGCGTCGCCGTAAGCAAGATCGCCCCGACCTATGACCTCCAACACCCGTTCGAGCTCCGGACCGATCCCTCCAGCCACCTCGCCTTCGATCTCCCCGAAGCCCTGGCCGACGAAGCCATCGTCCGGGCCTTCCTCCGCCAGCGGTACACCCAGCTCGGCCCCATTCGCCCCACGACCGCTTCCTGGGGCCACACCCTCCAACTCTCCTGTGGGCACTGGCTCCTCGGGAATCAGGTCAGGGGGCGCGGCTGTCCATACTGCGAACCGGAAGCCGTGACCGAATGACGCCGCTTCTGCGCCTGGTGCAAGGGGACGCCACCCAACCGGTGGGTCCGGGTCCAAAGGTCATCGTCCATCTCTGCAACGACGTGGGCGCCTGGGGCAAGGGCTTCGTGCTTGCCCTGGGGCACCGATATCCGGCCGCCCGGCAGCAGTACCGCGCCTGGGCTCAGGGCCATGACGCGCTTCCCTTTGCCCTAGGACAAGTCCAGTTCGTGACTGTGCAGCCCTACCTCCATGTCGCCCACCTGATCGGGCAGCACGGCATCGCCCGGAAGGACCGGAAGCCCCAGGAACCCCCCATCCGCTATGAGGCCGTCCGTGAAGGTCTGGGCCGGGTCCGTGACTTTGCTCAGCAGCAGCAGGCCAGCATCCACATGCCCCGCATCGGGACTGGTCTCGCTGGAGGGGACTGGACGGTCATCCTGGGCCTGATCGAGGCCGAACTTCTCGCCGCGGATCTCCAGGTCACGGTGTACGACCTGCCCTGACACTGCTTGACAACCCTGGTGCCAACCAGAACCGCCTCCACTCTGAAAGGTGGAGGTTGTTCCATGAATCCAGTCCGTTCCCTTCTCGCTCTTCTCGCCAGTGCCAGCCTGAGCGCCACCGCCGCCTCGCTGAATCTCGGGCTCTACCAGACCGTCACCGTGGCCGGCCAGTCCACCCTGAAAAAGGTCGACACCACCCAACCCGGCCAGACCCTCCGGCAGATCGCCGTCGCTCAGACGGACAAGCCCCTGAACACTCCGCGCGCGACCATTCCTGTCCCGGCCAACACCACCTATGCCGGACGACTGGAACTCCCCAAGGGCGCAAGCGCGACCTTCTCGCTCGACGGCCAGGCCTTCAGTCCCCAACCCTTGAAAACCGTGACCACCACCGAGAACGGCCGCAGCGTTACCCGGCAGGTCCCGGCACCAGAAAGCGAGTACCGCGCCGTGCGCGTCACCTTCAGGGCCATGCAGGTCAATACCCCGTACACCGTCGCCTACGACATCCGCGTCAACTGATCGCCCGCTCTCCGGCGGCAGCGGTCGCTGCCCCAGTTCTTCTCCAGGAGTTCCCTATGTTCAAGCGCA is a genomic window containing:
- a CDS encoding macro domain-containing protein; this encodes MTPLLRLVQGDATQPVGPGPKVIVHLCNDVGAWGKGFVLALGHRYPAARQQYRAWAQGHDALPFALGQVQFVTVQPYLHVAHLIGQHGIARKDRKPQEPPIRYEAVREGLGRVRDFAQQQQASIHMPRIGTGLAGGDWTVILGLIEAELLAADLQVTVYDLP